ATGTTTAGGATGCGTTGCATGGATGAAAAGCGGTTGTTGCGGTTAGGAGGCTTCTCAAAAATACTGCATCCTTAAATCCTCCCGGGCGAGGAAATTAACAAGTTATCAACAGCTATTGTTTGATAGGAAGGCCGCGGTAGACAACTATTTTAGTCGAAAACCAGGCGCCAAACATCATTCCCAATGATCAGCACCATCAGAGTCAGAAGAACAACCGCACCGAAGACCTGGGCTCTTTCAAGGAAACGTTCACTCAACGGCTTGCCCTTGATCATCTCAACCAATGTGAACAGTACGTGTCCACCATCCAATGCAGGAATGGGTAACAGGTTCATAAAGGCCAGCACCAGGGATAACAATCCGGTGATGGTCCAGAAGCGCTCCCATCTCCATACCGTACCGTAAATTTTCATGATACCGATCGGACCTTGTACAGATTTGGAGGCATCCACTTTTCCGGTCAACACCTTTCCGAAACCACGTGCATTGTCTGCTATGGTAGACCATGCCCTCGTCATGCCCTTTCGGAAAGCGCCGAAGAAACTGAATTTCTGTGTGGCCATCTGGAAATCGCTATGGGGAAGGAATCCCAGCGTTCCCTCTTCGGTCACATCCGCTTTCAAACTCATTTCCTTTCCGTCTCTAAGTATCTTCAGGTTCACCGCATGTCCGGCATTGGCCGCCAAAGCTTCCTGGAATTCGTGAAAGTAGGGGACAGTTACATCATTAACCGCTGTTATCCTGTCGTTGGCTTGCAAGCCGGCCTCATCCGCATGGCTGTTTTTCGCAACCTCCTCCACGTAGAAGGTTTGTCTGGGTTCCAGGAACTTGTCTGCACCCACATCAGCGATTTTTCCCATGAAATCATCGGGTATGTATACATCCGTTTCTTTTCCATCGCGAAGAACGGTCACCCGCACATCACCCAACAGCACGTTCGGACTACGTATCTCATCAAAACGAACCAATGGTTCCCCGTTTACCGCAACCAGCTTATCACCCGTCGCAAAGCCAATTTCCTGAGCGATCGGGTACGCAAAGATTCCGTTTTTCACTTCGGAGTTAGGAAGATATGTCTCGCCATAAATGAATGCCAACATCCAAAAGATAAGTACCCCAAGAACTGCATTAACGATAATACCTCCCAGCATCACAATCAATCGTTGCCATGCCGGCTTGGTGCGGAATTCCCATGGCTGAGGCGGTTGCTTCATTTGTTCGGTATCCATTGACTCGTCAATCATACCGGCAATTTTCACATAGCCACCCAGGGGAAGCCAACCCACTCCGTATTCGGTATCACCTTTGCGAAACTTGAACAAACGTTTGTTCCATGCGTCAAAGAACAAATAAAACTTCTCCACTTTGATACCGAAATAGCGTGCGGCAACAAAGTGCCCCAATTCGTGGAGGATAACAAGGATGGAAAGACCCAGAATCAACTGGCCTACCATATTCAAAATCTCTATCATCTTGCTACAAAGTTAGTCATTCACCCTCCTGCCGGTTGTTAAAAAAGGCCAAAACACCTTGGCCATCCCACCGTATGTTCAGAAGGAAGAAGTGAACTGATTGATGAAACGGATGTCATTTTCAAAAAACAATCGGATGTCATTCACCCTGTGTTTGAGGATGGCGATCCGTTCTATGCCCATGCCGAACGCATAACCTGTATACTTCTCACTGTCGATTCCACAATTGTTCAACACGGCAGGGTCAACCATCCCACAACCCAGGATTTCGACCCACCCTGAATGTTTGCAAATGTTGCATCCTTCTCCTCCGCAGATGTTACATGATATGTCCATCTCCGCAGATGGTTCCGTAAAGGGGAAGAATGAAGGGCGCAGGCGTATTTTTGTTTTGGCACCGAACATTTCTGTTGCAAAGAATTCAAGCACCTGCTTAAGATCTGCAAAGCTTGCATGCTCATCTATGCACAATCCTTCCACCTGGTGAAACAGGCAGTGTGCCCGGGCTGAAATGGCTTCATTTCGGTAAACACGACCCGGAGAAATCGTTCGAATGGGGGGGTGTTGATTGTTCATAACCCTGACCTGCACGGATGATGTATGGGTTCTGAGCACCACGTCGGGATCCTTGTGCATGAAAAAGGTGTCCTGCATGTCCCGCGCCGGATGATCCTCAGGCATGTTCAGTGCTGAGAAATTGTTCCAGTCACTTTCGATCTCAGGACCATCCGATACAACAAACCCGATGCGGTTGAAAATATCTATAATCTCATTTCTAACCAATGACAAGGGATGTCTGCTGCCCAGCATGATGCCCTCACCAGGCAACGTGAGGTCCATGGAAAATTCCGAAGCGCCGCCGGATTGCGTGAGACGGCCCGCCGCCTCATCGAATTTTTCCTGGGCCAACTGCTTGAGCTGGTTCAATTCCTGCCCCAGCTGGCGCTTGATATCCGATGGTGCCTCTCTGAATCTGGCAAACAACGACTGTACCTTGCCCTTCCTGCTCAACCATTCCAAGCGGAAAGATTCCAAAGCTTCCGTTGTGGATACCTGGACACTTTCTATCTCTTTGACAAATTTTTTTACTTCTTCCAACATAACTTTGCCTGGCTCTTAGGGACAAAAATTGGGAAAAATGTTTTACTTTGTTAACAACTTAAGTTAACTTTGGTGGTTAAGTGGGTGTTGATGTTGTGGCACCCTGCCATCGCCCAAAATTAGTAAATGTTTTAAGATGAGCCGCCTGTTGAAGATGATGGCCATAGTGGCCTGTATGCCAGTCTTAACACTGGTTTCCTGCTATAAGGAAAAAAATACGGTTGCAGAAGTCGTTGTTCAGGACATACAGGGAAAGCCCGTTGAAGGTGCATCGGTCCGTTTGTTCTGCAAGGTCACCAATTGTACGGTGGATCTTACGCAAACGACCGAATCAAACGGCAGTGCGACATTCAAATTCAAACCCGGAACGGAAGCTTTGCTCTGGATCGAGGCGAAAAAAGGATCATCCACCAATGGCCCTAACGACTATGGTAATTTTGAGCAACGCAAGACAACAACGGTC
The DNA window shown above is from Flavobacteriales bacterium and carries:
- the rseP gene encoding RIP metalloprotease RseP, with product MEILNMVGQLILGLSILVILHELGHFVAARYFGIKVEKFYLFFDAWNKRLFKFRKGDTEYGVGWLPLGGYVKIAGMIDESMDTEQMKQPPQPWEFRTKPAWQRLIVMLGGIIVNAVLGVLIFWMLAFIYGETYLPNSEVKNGIFAYPIAQEIGFATGDKLVAVNGEPLVRFDEIRSPNVLLGDVRVTVLRDGKETDVYIPDDFMGKIADVGADKFLEPRQTFYVEEVAKNSHADEAGLQANDRITAVNDVTVPYFHEFQEALAANAGHAVNLKILRDGKEMSLKADVTEEGTLGFLPHSDFQMATQKFSFFGAFRKGMTRAWSTIADNARGFGKVLTGKVDASKSVQGPIGIMKIYGTVWRWERFWTITGLLSLVLAFMNLLPIPALDGGHVLFTLVEMIKGKPLSERFLERAQVFGAVVLLTLMVLIIGNDVWRLVFD
- the pheS gene encoding phenylalanine--tRNA ligase subunit alpha, yielding MLEEVKKFVKEIESVQVSTTEALESFRLEWLSRKGKVQSLFARFREAPSDIKRQLGQELNQLKQLAQEKFDEAAGRLTQSGGASEFSMDLTLPGEGIMLGSRHPLSLVRNEIIDIFNRIGFVVSDGPEIESDWNNFSALNMPEDHPARDMQDTFFMHKDPDVVLRTHTSSVQVRVMNNQHPPIRTISPGRVYRNEAISARAHCLFHQVEGLCIDEHASFADLKQVLEFFATEMFGAKTKIRLRPSFFPFTEPSAEMDISCNICGGEGCNICKHSGWVEILGCGMVDPAVLNNCGIDSEKYTGYAFGMGIERIAILKHRVNDIRLFFENDIRFINQFTSSF